From Quercus lobata isolate SW786 chromosome 11, ValleyOak3.0 Primary Assembly, whole genome shotgun sequence:
TGGATTTTTtctcctgtagtgctctagctggTGTAACTATTCATCTTCTCTACACGCTTCACTCGTGTGCTGCAGttggcggcttgccagtcgcgagtcaTCCGCGAGTTCTAGCCGCAATTCCCTGCttccttgcacaatcttgagcatctTTTCACattctctcactcactacccttatatgattcccacctaaatacagggttactaattgctgaattataagtaaatttagcacggaataaatccaacaagatgattgattaaattcaactttacaatttccccctttggctattccatgacaaaaccctaaaaacaaactctagacttaatatgtgagttaggaacagttgaacaaaactcattcacacctaactctagaatctgtataactcttgaatcatatgaacaagtatctcttgaaacacaacaacataatatgatcattgtatgcagaaaacttgtaatgcatatgtcactattttatgtaattggctaattttttgacaaaatatactttacttatatttaggtagatctaggatgtgtttaacagttcaagaaaccttgtttcaagttcaagtgttaaagtcatacAAGTCTTTCTaagattcaagtgtgaaaagtgtggttcattaaatctcgacagctaACATCTATTGAGACCCGTAGAACTGTTCAAGCCcatggctcgacagcagctcgataAATAGAcatttgtcgaggtttatgaaattctgttttttaggactgttttgactccaatccgtgattgtatgtttgggctatcttttctcacaaccctaaacatataaaatgattattttaagggccgtcaaaggtggaagaagttgcacaagtgttgagcaaagtttgttcaagcaaattgtgaccgaagatagaatttgccctagttcatatTTCTTGTGTaaaagctgttgtgtttgtacatcatagggttttgtaatcaaggaacttctcgatcttcatcgtgtaatgaactgaagaactttgcaaccaataaCCTTCTCttgttggtgattgaagttgcatactgggatccgcgcagttggttagtcacgtactgggagccgtgcattacaaggagagattgtcactacagaacaagtccaattaggtattagggtaaaggttcaactataaGTTGGTAAAAATTCACAAACTCCGTCCGGTACGATTTTCCTCATTGCCAAGCTCATTTTTGTGGCGAGAATGTCACAACTCGCTTTCCATGCAAAGTGTTTCAGTTTCTGAGGCAGTTTTAATTGCCAAATAGTTTTCCAAAGCTTCCTTCGAACCGAGCCATTGGAGCAATCCACCATGCCGAGACGACTCTGTTCCTCAAGTGCTAGAGCATAGGCGCTTTTAACCGTGAACTTGCCACTTATGTTTTCAGCTCAAATTAGTCTATCACAGACCTCATTTGCACTCAACGGGATGCTCATTATAGCCTCTCTATCTTCGGGTAAGAACCACTCCTGCAACCTATCCGTGTTCCACTCATGAGTTGCTCTGTTTATGAGTTCGCAAACCAGAGCATTCTCCGAGTTTAACTTCTTTGGTGTTACCAACCTATATGTACTTGGCCTTGGAATCCATTTGTCTTGCCACACTCTGATTTTATTTCCGTTTCCCACCTGCCACCTCATACCTCTCCGGACAACTCCCTGTGCCGCCTTTAAGCTTCGCCACGCATATGAAGGATTCGAACCCAACTTTGCCTCAACAAAACTGCACTGTGGGAAGTATTTAGCCTTATATACCCGACTAAATAGTGAGGTAGGATTGGTTTGAAGCCACCACCCTTGTTTTGCCAAAAGAGCCAAGTTGAAGCATGTTAGGTCCCTGAAACCCAATCCCCCTCTTTCCTTCGGCAAACACATTTTATCCCAGCTTAGCCATGCAAGCTTTTTTTCGTTCTTCACCTGCCCCCACCAGACTTGCCTGATCATGCCCGTAAGCTCCTCACATAATCTCTTAGGCAATAGGAAACAACTCATCGTATAGGATGGCACAGCTTGGGCTACTGATTTAATCAATATCTCCTTTCCTGCAGGTGTGagtaatttttctttccaacccGAGACTTTGTTTGCCACTTTTTGCTTGAGCTGAGCAAAGGTATTATTTTTTGACCTACCCACAAGTGATGGCAATCCGAGATAGGACTCATGTGGCTTTATTACTTGGGCACCGAACATGTTTTTCACCCTTTCCTTTGTTCCATCATCCGTAtttgggctgaaaaagaggGAATTTTTGGAGCAATTCAGTTGTTGTCTAGAGGAGAGTTCATAGACTTTGAGAATCCTCTTGATTTCTGTGGCTTCACTCACTGATGCCCTTCCAAACACTAAACTATCATCGGCAAAAAAGAGATGGGATACTCTAGGACCTCTAGCTGATGCAGCCACTCCCTTAATGGCACTTCTTTGGGCAGCACGGTGAAGAAGAGCTGACAACCCCTCGGCGCAAATAAGGAAGAGATAAGGCGACAGGGGGTCGCCTTGCCTCAGCCCCCGAGTTGGCTGGATTTGCCCGCAAGGTTGTCCATTAATACGTACTGCATACTTCACCGACGTCACACACCTCATCACAATACCAATCCACTTCTCATGAAAGCCAAGCTTTCGCATCATCTGTTGCAAACATTCCCATTCGACTCGGTCGTATGCCTTACTCATGTCCAACTTTACAGCCATCTCTCCACCTTTACCCCTTTTCTTCCTACTGATATGATTCATCAGCTCATGTGCCATCAGTATATTGTCTGTGATAAGGCGTTCCGtcacaaaagcactttggtTCTCCCCTATTATATCCTGCATCACCACTTTCAACCTGTTCGCCACCACTTTGGAAGTAATTTTATAAGCCACATTACATAAAGAAATAGGTCTATAGTCAATGACTTTCTCCAGATTCTTAATTTTGGGGATAAGCACAATATGTGTATCATGAAATTTTGGGGGAGCTATGCCATTATTTAAAAAGGTAAGAACAGTTTGAATAACAATGGATTTTACAGTTGGCCAAAAATGTTGATAGAATAAGGGGGGCATACCGTCCGGTCCAGGCGCCGTTAAAGGATGCATTTGTTTTAGTGCTTTTTCCACCTCTATAGCATGGAACTCTTGGGAAAGAGTAGAGTTCATCCTATCTGTGACTTTAGGGTGCACTGCCTCAATCATCTCTTGATCTACAATTGGCTATGAGGAAGTAAATAAATGTTCAAAATAGTTGATAAAAATCTGCCCAATCTGGTCTGCCTCCTCGTACCAAACATTATTAGAGTCCAAAATTTTACTAATAGTGTTCTTTTGGTACCGGTTTGAAGCTTTGGTATGGAAGAAAGTTGTATTTTTGTCTCCAGCCTTTAACCAATTGTTGCGACTTCTTTGGTGCCACATCTCTTCTTCGATTCCCAGCCACTTATTGAGCTCCATTTTCAATGCATGGAGTGATTCTAAGTCAATACCATTACAGTTCATTGACTCTAGCCTTTGGATTTTATTCTGAAGATCAACAATTTTCTTTCCAACATTGCCAAAAGTATGCTTATTCCATGACTGGAGTGATCTTTGGCACTCCTCCAAACAAGATTCTAAAGTCCACTGTGAGAGACTATGTTGCCCTCTCTCCCAAGCAACCTCTACCACCTCGTTGCATCTCCTATCCTCAAGCCACATGGATTCAAAACGAAAAAGCTTTGATCGTTTCCGTtgccaccgaggtacccgagcTTCCTTGAGAACAAGGATACAATGATCTGAGACTGAGTTGGATAGATGGTAAAGCTTCACCGACGAGAACATCTCTACCCAATCCGTTGACACCAAAGCTCTATCCAACCGTTCACGCACCCAACCACGACTTCCTAGTCTTCTACTCCATGTGTAATCCGACCCCACATAACCCAAGTCCCTCAATCGGCTTCTATTGATGGCTTCTCGGAAATTTCGCATTTGGCCTTCAGGTCTCACCCCACCACCCTCTTTTTCTCTGGCATACATAACCTCATTATAATCTCCCATACATATCCATCGCAAATTGCTTCTATTGCTAAGACTTTCCAACAACTTCCAAGACTCCTCTTTTTTCCCTGTCTCCGGATGTCCGTAGAAATCGATAAAGCGCCATTTTCTTGTCCCCTGTTCTTCAAAGACTACTACATCAATGTGTCTAGGGGAGTAAGTCAACACATCAACTTTCACTGTTCTTTTCCATAAAAGAGCCAAGCCTCCTCCACGGTTAACACTTGGAACCACCAATCCTTCctgtctttctatttttcttttaattctgtCCATCTCACTGACTTTAAACTTAGTTTCCATTAGGAAAACTAAGGTGAGGTCTTTTTCCAAAACTACCTTTTGGAGTGCTTGAACTATTagggggttcccaagccccctaACGTTCCAACTGATGGCACTCATTGTGTCCGGCGGGGCTGGTTGCCAGCCTCCGCCGATCCCAAATGGTGAGCTAACATTTTACCAAACTCCCTGACTTCTCCCTCCAGTTTTGCTCTTTTCCCAGAACCATCAAAATTCTCCACTTCATGCGACGGTGATCGTACTCTCCTCTTTAATCCCATCTCTGTTTGATCGACTTCCATGGACCTCTCAATACCACTATCAACTCCTTGACGTTGCATGCACTCCCTGACCAAATTCTTCCTTGTTTCCATGCCGCCTCtgtttcctttatttttcttttggccaCCTTCCGTGGCTTTCTTTAGTTTCAGAGATTTAGTTGACTTTGGAGAAGTAGGCCTCAGTTTAAAACTAATACTAGATGGAGTTAAGCCCAAATCCACACCCGGTCTTTCATTCATCTCCATAAGTTGCTCCTGAGGCCCAATAACTCCTTTTGGCTGTGGGCCTTGGAGATTTGGCCCATTCATACAGTTCCGGTCCTTACTGTCTAGCTTGGTATCCTTCTGCGTCAACGTGATTTCCTCCCTTCTCATTATTAATTCCTTTATTGGCTCATCATTTACAGCTGAAACGTCTCCCATAATCGCGGTATCAATGGcttgtatttctttttcaaaaattgaacgTAGCGAGATATTCGGGATTTTGATTTTCAGCTGATCTGGAGTGTTGTCCACGTTCGCCACGTCTGCCCTGTCCTCCACCGTTCGCTCCGCCTTACCCAAACCGTCAATTCTAGTAGTCACGCCTTCCTTTGTAGGTTCTGCATTCCATCTTCGAGCCATTGTTTCAGGTTCGACTTCCCCGTTTCTACTTTCTCCATACTTTCCGGCAGTGATTAGTacagttttttggtgtttgtccGGGTTCGCACGCAGCCACGGACCAAATTGCTTCTCCTCTGGCCTTGGCATTTCCTTGCTTCGAAAACCCTGCAGACAATCTCTTTCATCATGATCAATCATCCCACACAAGTAGCAGAAAATCGGAAGCCTCTCGTACTTGAATTCTACCCATTTCATCCCATGCTCGCCCAGCCTAACCTTCCGACCACAACACAGCGGCTTAGTGATATCCAGTTGAACCCTTATTCGCAGAAAACTTCCCAGGCAAAATCCACTCCCATTTGCATCCACCTTCTCCACTTCCCCTAAAGTAGCTCCGATACTCATTCCCACTGTCTTCGTTTGACACATTGTAGGCAGCCCATGTATTTGGATCCAAAACGAAGTCCTATCAAACTTGATATCTTGCACCGCCTCCCCATACGCTAGTTTATGAAGGACTAATAAGTATTTATCAAAAGACCACGAGCTAAGGAACAGTACTCTATCCATATCATCcttcttttgaaaaagaaacatgACCTTATTCTCGCCCAGATCGCTGACCTCGAAAGTAGCCTCAGTTTTCCACACCGATTTCAGCACCCTTGCAACAGACTCTAAGTTAACTCTCCTCTTTGTATAGAACTTCCCTAGAAGGACTAAGCCCTCCTCTGGTACTGGTTCGTGGATTATAACTTCAGCATCTTCCTTCAATGACAGATGTAGACCTGCACATTTCTCTGTAATCTCCTCCATCGTTCGAGCTTTTGGAAGAAACGTAAACCGATTCTACCGCTTACGCAGAGAGAAAATATGCCTTACAGCAACCGTTCTATTATTACTAGCGACTTTTTTCACCTCTAGGGTTTCCAGAGGAACCTAGAGgtgaaaattttatgtataattttaaattatgtaaacttaaaatttaaaaattttattaatgacgtagttattaatatttaatttttttaatattttacaaatataaagaatataataaaaataagtaatctaataattaaaattttaaaattcacacacaataaaaaaaaatataagaaaaatttaaagTGTTCTTTTCAAATTTGGAGAGAACCTTTTCCAGAATTCTTAGCTGGAAAGTTTGGTAGTGCAAACAGCAATGTcctgttctttttttatttggtaaacGATTTCCTGTTCATTGCTTTTTGGTCTTGCGGGATCAAAAATAATGGAGCAGTGCTGCCGACACACTTTATCTATATCATATATTGCGGTGAGCACCTAATAAAAATGTAGTGACTAAttgatttttcatattaaaataagaaaaagtggTGTGAGTGTGTGACTAACAAACCCAAGCAATAATCATTGTGTCTAATTTCGTCAGTGACAATTGACAAGTAGATTCAATTGATTCGAAGGAGGTGtgaaatgtaaatttttaaaatttaagcgTTAGATTAcatatgttttatatttttaacttttatgttaaaattagttcaaatcagatgttatttattatttgtttagtaaatttttttttatgtataattctAGATTACacaaacttgaaatttaaatattttattgatgatatagctattaattttaaatttttttgatattttataaatataaaagatataataaaaatatgtaatttaataattaaatttttaatattcacaaaaaataaaaaaatataagaaaatttgaagatttcttttcaaatttggaGAGAATCTTTTCCAGAATTCTTAGCTGGAAAGTTTGATAGTGCAAACAGCAATGTcctgttctttttttatttggtaaacGATTTCCTGTTCATTGCTTTTTGGTCTTGCGGGATCAAAAATAATGGAGTAATGCTGCCGGCACACATTATTTATATCATATATTGCGGTGAGTGCCTAATAAAAGTGTAGTgtctaatatatttttcatattaaaataagaaaaagtggTGTGAGTGTGTGACTAACAAACCCAAACAATAATCATTGTGTCTAGTTTCATCAGTGACAATTGACAAGTAAATTCAATTGATTTGAAGGAGGTGCAATAAACTAAGATCACAACTTTCATCGTCCACATAAATAATTTAGATAAGATTTTCAAGATACCTCACTAAAAGGGAGTGGATATGTTCAGACACCACTCCCttaaatccaaacaaattttaaaaattattataacaaattaGGTAaacaattgttaaaaaagaagaagtgcaCACCTAAGTTAGGATACGATCGGCATTTTCAACTACCCGGTTGTACTAAAATTTAGGACCTATTTTGATAGagaagtttgagtaatgttgtttgtattttttttaaatatgtgtgggtgaaaaaatggataaaaatacatgtaatgttatttaaaaactgaaaacatatatttaagATGTTCTACCAAACAGGACCTCATTTTCTTTGGCCTCCCTCCTCTAGTCTTGTGTATTGAGATTTTGCTTCTCAAAGACTGATGTCTTAGttagaaaatcttttttatataaaccCATAACATTTTTTTCACTACCACTCATAATTAACCACACTTTCTCAAAGCTTAATTAATCTGCTTAGGGGAAGaattctattctttttattttgctaGTACAACAATTCCCGATTCATAATCCATATATGCTAGTATCGTCTTCCGGtcatatctatataatatataaaagctttttttttttctttggagaaacaaacacacacacacaataaagGGGGAAAGaagttttaacacaaaaaatattttgaaatctaaAGCCTTAAACGTAGTACGCTCCTATTGAATCATATTATCATAGCATTTCAATCCATTTTATACTAACTGTCATGTGGACTTCAAAGTTGAAAATGCAAGGAGGATGGAAGGTTCCTAATCGTTTTCTTTTCTAATGCCTAAAATCTCTTTGAGGAATGAAGACAAAAACTcttggatgaggttttttatttttatttttaaaactagcTTGAAGAGAAATTTTTCAAACtcttcttatatctttttatcaaatgtgaattttaaaaatctaattgttagatgacatattttttattttttatttttttaactctcatgtcaaaattagttcaaatcggatgttatttactatttgttcaataaacttcttttttatgcataattttagattacacaaacttaaaatttaaacattttattgatgacatagctattaatttctaatatttttaaaattttacaagtataaaaaatataataaaaatatacaatctaataattaaaattttaaaattcacaaacaataaaaaagtatataagaaaaatttgaagatttctcttcaaatttggAAAGAACCTTTTCCAGAATTCTTAGTTGGAAAGTTTGGTAGCGCAAATATgtcctgttttttttttttttattaaacgaTTTCCTGTTCATTGCTTTTTGGTCTTGTGGGATCAAAAATAATGGAGTAGTGCTGCCGACACACATTATTTATATCATATATTGTGGTGAGTGCCTAATAAAAGTGTAGTGACTAATTGATTTTCcatattaaaataagaaaaagtggTATGTGTGTGTCTGTGACTAACAAACCCAAGCAATAATCATTGTGTCTAGTTTCGTCAGTGACAATTGACAAGTAAATTCAATTGATTTGATGGAGTTGCAATAAACTAAGATCACAACTTTCATCATCCACATAAATAATTAAGATAAGATTTTCGAGATACCTCACAAAAAGAGATGTTCAGACACCAGTCACACCACTCCCttaaatccaaacaaattttaaaaattattataacaaattaggtaaaaaattgttaaaaaaaagaagtgcaCACCTAAGTTAGGACACGATCGACATTTTCAACTATTCCATTGTACTAaaatttagggtctgtttaataaaggagtttgagtaatgttgtttgtatttttttaaatatatgtggattaaaaaatgtataaaaatacatgtaatgttatttaaaaactgaaaacatgcgtTTAAGATACTGTACCAAACAAGACCTCATTTTCCCTGACCTCCCTCCTATAGTCTTGTGTATTGAGATTATGCTTCTCAAAGACTGATGTCTTAGttagaaaatctcttttatATAAACCCATAACATTTTTTTCACTACAACTCATAATTAACCACACTTTTTCAAAGCTTAATTAATCTACTTAGGGGAAGaattctattctttttattctgCTAGTACAACAATTCCTTATTCATAATCCATTTTGGAATCATAATTATTATTCCGAAAGTAGATAAAAAGAATGCATTTTGAGTTAGAATTCTACATTTTCATGCCTGATTcacacaaatttcaaattgatttctaaacattaaaaaaagataaatgttatgtccacaagatttttatgatatttttgcaacaaatcttaagtggtattttgttattggttgttactGATGggttaaaaagtaatttcagaGATATGTttaaataagaacaaataacgacttattacttataatttattgtgaaaattttgtgaatataacacttcTCTTCAGAAAAATATATAGGTTAATAATAGCTATATATTAAAATGGCATTCTTTGTAACagttttaactaaatttttacGTTAAATCAATGTGAGATATACTTTTTACACCAACTAGAAGTAGGTCTATTGAATCTAATGGACCATTGCTATATTGAaatctgtttctttttttgatgatctggaaaattttattcatatcCAAAAAGAATTACAAGAGGGTCTGCTGGCCTCCACCCTGATTAAAGATTCAAAACAGGAGGGCCAAAGCCCAAATCAAAAAAGttaaatacatttttcaatAACAATCACTTGGCCAAGGCACGAGCCTTGCCATTTGGCCCTCCGTGAATCCAGTTAACAGAGCACAGAGGGGTTTGTGAGAGTATAGCTGAAATATCACAGCAAATGTCCTTAATCCTCCAGTGAATATCTTGGCTAGGGGGTACAGATGAAAAATTCACCAATACCCTAAATTCCCTTTCTAGTAATGTCTTCAAAGAATCATCTTGAAGACATAATAAGCTCTAGATATTCTATACACGAGTAATGATAGGGAAAAAGGTTTTCAcaacttattttacaatttgCTATGATGTTATAAGTGGTGCAACATCAATATCATATGGCCTGCTGCATACATTACTTTTATTGCGCATTAATCACAACATGTTACCTTAATAGTTGTGAAATTGTTTCAGTGTCATTAAACTTATTGAtttagaaattcaaaacatgcaAGCCACAATAACCAAAACCTTTCAATAGAACATAAAAATTCTAGGGTAAACTGGGGCTGCATAACATATATCCTtcaattacacattttttttagttataaaatttcaCTGATACTCTCTGACTAATGTTTACATATGAAGCTAACCTAAGTTACACAAGTTGCAAGGCCTCTTCACATTTGATGTCGAACGCTTTGATAAGGACATCCTCAACAACCTAGTTAAAATCCAAAAGGACATGATTTTATAACTTCTATAGCCAATATCACTAAAAATTTAGGATGGCATATAATGGTTGGGAAATACCCTAGCTTACATCAAAGGTTTTCCATGGTAAAAAAACAACATTCTTTGATAGTCAGAAAATTATCTTATCTGGATTAGAAGCACCAGCTGCTACACCAATTGTTAAGGGACCCTCTGGTAGaaagttttctttctcaacCAACTCCCCATGCTATTTCaaattcacattaaaaaatttcaaagacaAGCATTTAAAGaaaggtgggggggggggggggggtaagaAAATGGGAAAAGATTTGGAATTTAATATTAGTTGAAATAT
This genomic window contains:
- the LOC115966887 gene encoding uncharacterized protein LOC115966887 translates to MEEITEKCAGLHLSLKEDAEVIIHEPVPEEGLVLLGKFYTKRRVNLESVARVLKSVWKTEATFEVSDLGENKVMFLFQKKDDMDRVLFLSSWSFDKYLLVLHKLAYGEAVQDIKFDRTSFWIQIHGLPTMCQTKTVGMSIGATLGEVEKVDANGSGFCLGSFLRIRVQLDITKPLCCGRKVRLGEHGMKWVEFKYERLPIFCYLCGMIDHDERDCLQGFRSKEMPRPEEKQFGPWLRANPDKHQKTVLITAGKYGESRNGEVEPETMARRWNAEPTKEGVTTRIDGLGKAERTVEDRADVANVDNTPDQLKIKIPNISLRSIFEKEIQAIDTAIMGDVSAVNDEPIKELIMRREEITLTQKDTKLDSKDRNCMNGPNLQGPQPKGVIGPQEQLMEMNERPGVDLGLTPSSISFKLRPTSPKSTKSLKLKKATEGGQKKNKGNRGGMETRKNLVRECMQRQGVDSGIERSMEVDQTEMGLKRRVRSPSHEVENFDGSGKRAKLEGEVREFGKMLAHHLGSAEAGNQPRRTQ